One Anatilimnocola floriformis genomic window, CGAATGGCAGGAAGTGAAAACCGCCCGCGCGCCTTCGCCGCGCGCCGGTCATGCGCTCCTCTGGCTGCCGAAAGCGCAGAAGGTTCTGCTGCTCGGCGGTTACACCTACACGTCCGACACCGGTTATGTCGCCAACATGTTCAAGCCGTTGCCGTTTGAGGCTTGGACTTTTGACACGACGACGGGAACATGGGAACTGCTGCAGCGGTTTGCAGCGAAGGAAGCGCCGCAACCGCCGAACGTCGGCTTTCTGCATGCTGCCGCCGATGAGAACGACGTCGTTGTCGCGACTGGCAACGGCACGTGGCGAATCGAAATCGAGGCAACGAAAACCGATGCAGCCGGCACGGAAAAATTCGCCGGCAAATCGACCGATGTGGTGCGGCGCACCGGTCCGCACGATCCGGCCTGGTTCACGCAAGATGTTCCCGCCGCCGATCCGGACGTGGTGAAAAAAGATCTCGCCGCGCTCCCTGCCAACGAATGGGTGCTGCGGCCGACGCCGAAATTGCCGCGGCCGAACATGGATTGGGGCTCAGCCGTTTTTCTGCCCGAGCAGGATTTGATCGTTCGTTTTTCGGGCGGCCATTCGGCTTACAGCGGCACGGCGCCGATTGTGTACGACATCAAAACCGATCGCTACTCCCTGCCGTTCGCGCCCGAGTTGCCACTGGAATTTGTCTACAGCAATGATCAGGTCGACGGCGAATGGTCGTTTCAGCAGAATCCGTGGATGAGCGGACATACTTACAAAACGACGGGTTACGATCCACTCTCGCAGTCGCTGATCTACGCGGCGCATGACTACACCTATTTCTATTCGCCGACGACTCGCCGCTGGACGCGAGACGCGGAGAAGTGCCCCTTCAATCCCAACATGTATGTCGTCACGTTGGCGACGACGAAGGACAGCGTTGTGGCGTGGGCCGATAAGCGCGGCGGAAGCGGCGCAGGGCTGTGGCGTCTCGAAGGCAAAACCCAAACGTGGCAACCGCTGCCGCTCCAAGGCACGCTGCCCGACAAAAGCCCCGACCGCCACGGCATGGCCTATGACTCGCAGCGCGATCGCCTCCTTTTCTTCAGCGCAGTCGGTAAGCAAAAAGGAGATGTCGCCTCGTATGATCTCAAAACCGGCGCAGCAACTTGGCTCGATCCTGCCGGCAAATCACAAGCCGCTGTTTCCTCGCGCGAAACGATCTATCTGCCCGAGCAAGATGCCGTGCTGATCGGCGCCCGCGTAAAGGATGACGATGGCAAGTTTCTATGGACGATCTACGACTGTGCGAAGAATGCCTGGTTCGGCGTGGAACTCACCGGAGCTGATCCAATTAGCAAAGGGGAGTTCAACAACTCGATGGGGCTGATGGTCGATCCGGCGCGGAAACTCATCTGGGCTGTCGGCCAGAACAGCCATGTGCATGTGCTGCGGTTGGATTTGAAGTCGGCTAGGATTGTGCCGCTGAAGTGATTTGTATTCGCATTTGCTTTGTTCCCTCGCCCCGGTACTCCGGGGAGAGGGTTAGGGTGAGGGGCTGGAAGCGGATTCGAGTCTATTCAGCCACACCCCCTCACCCCGGCCCTCTCCCCGGAGTACCGAGGAGAGGGAGTAATTCTTTTTAGCCTTTGCCTTCATCTTCAAACAAACCCCATGACCCGTTTCGTCTCGCATCTCGAAGGTGGCATCGACGGCGCGCATTTGCCGGTCGACGAACTCCAATCGCTCCACAAAGACCGCCCGATTCTCGTGCGCTACGATCTGGCCGCGGTTGGCAAGTCGCTGACGAAAGAGAAGCTGAAATCGCGGCCCGAAACGATGTGGCGTTATCGCGAGTTGCTTCCCTACGCCGATGAAAAACAAATCGTTTCACTCGGCGAACGGATGTCGCCGTTACTCGCTTGCCCGCGGCTCGGTGCTCAACTCGGCCTCGAGAATCTCTTCATCAAAGACGAATCGCAACTCCCCACTGGCAGCTTCAAAAGTCGCGGCCTCGCCATGGCGATCACGCTCGCGAAGCAGTTCGGCGTGAAG contains:
- a CDS encoding Kelch repeat-containing protein, whose product is MRNLCLIGLLLLATSASAQPNTWQQLEAAKIEGRRSETPLGYSPELKKFLVLGGRTNSGEYKKPRSFDQLALDPNADAKTAQWENWFPANTDWGPKFGACTAPPWKGEKWEFTDSAGNTRPNWMVYGTFSLGHAYDYDPDTKTFLFFAKGKTFRYDPAARSWTDLKPDSNPESELGGTLLWSSLCYDRKHQQFVLFGGGNLQTDRGDPGTWIYSPEKNTWSQLELKKQPPQRANSQLVYDPIAQKVILFGGDQLHQLIADTWAFDLATREWQEVKTARAPSPRAGHALLWLPKAQKVLLLGGYTYTSDTGYVANMFKPLPFEAWTFDTTTGTWELLQRFAAKEAPQPPNVGFLHAAADENDVVVATGNGTWRIEIEATKTDAAGTEKFAGKSTDVVRRTGPHDPAWFTQDVPAADPDVVKKDLAALPANEWVLRPTPKLPRPNMDWGSAVFLPEQDLIVRFSGGHSAYSGTAPIVYDIKTDRYSLPFAPELPLEFVYSNDQVDGEWSFQQNPWMSGHTYKTTGYDPLSQSLIYAAHDYTYFYSPTTRRWTRDAEKCPFNPNMYVVTLATTKDSVVAWADKRGGSGAGLWRLEGKTQTWQPLPLQGTLPDKSPDRHGMAYDSQRDRLLFFSAVGKQKGDVASYDLKTGAATWLDPAGKSQAAVSSRETIYLPEQDAVLIGARVKDDDGKFLWTIYDCAKNAWFGVELTGADPISKGEFNNSMGLMVDPARKLIWAVGQNSHVHVLRLDLKSARIVPLK